The Xenopus laevis strain J_2021 chromosome 7S, Xenopus_laevis_v10.1, whole genome shotgun sequence genome includes a window with the following:
- the mfsd13a.S gene encoding transmembrane protein 180, with product MGLRPSCVASHLSTAVLYGSLSFFISVLHNVFLLYYVDTFVSVYKIDKLSFWIGETVFLIWNSLNDPLFGWISDRIFLNAKQSSVDISTSEVVLKRLKALSQNGPLFAISFLAFWVAWAHPGLQFLICLCLYDSFLTMVDLNHNALLADLAVSAKERTSLNFHCSLFSAIGSLSVFASYTVWNKEDFFSFRIFCVLLAAISALGFTVSTWLLRQRFRSGARASIDQDSILKELYVNEPLASPEKNITLIEYLKQLSKHRNFLWFVSMNLVQVFHCHFNSNFFPLFLEHLLSDRISLSTGSFLLGISYIAPHLNNMYFLSMCQKYGVYSVVRWMFLLKLFLSVVMLLAGPDQISLLCIFIASNRVFTEGTCKLLNLVITDLVDEDFVLNRRKQAASALLFGMVALVTKPGQTFAPLVGTWVLCVYTGYDIFQRDAMNNISTEPHLESSTVLTTRLRQGCFYLLVFVPITCALLQLFAWSHFTLRGKRLLAVKSYRQALPLNLPSQDVKAI from the exons ATGGGCTTAAGACCAAGTTGCGTTGCTTCGCACCTCTCCACGGCTGTTCTCTATGGCTCcctgtcattttttatttctgtcctGCACAATGTTTTCTTGCTTTACTACGTGGACACTTTTGTGTCAGTTTACAAAATCGACAAACTGTCCTTCTGGATTGGAGAG ACAGTCTTTTTAATCTGGAACAGCCTAAACGACCCCTTGTTTGGATGGATTAGTGATCGTATCTTTCTCAATGCAAAACA gtcCAGTGTAGATATCTCAACATCAGAAGTGGTGCTAAAAAGACTGAAGGCTTTGAGCCAAAATGGACCCTTGTTTGCAATTTCCTTTTTAGCCTTTTGGGTTGCCTGGGCTCATCCTGGTTTACAATTCCTTATCTGCCTGTGCCTGTATGACAGCTTCCTCACCATGGTGGACCTCAATCACAATGCCTTGCTAGCAGACCTGGCTGTATCTGCAAAGGAGAGGACTAGCTTAAACTTCCACTGTTCACTGTTCAGTGCTATTGGATCCCTTTCTGTGTTTGCATCCTACACTGTGTGGAACAAAGAAGATTTCTTCTCCTTTCGGATATTTTGTGTGCTCCTGGCAGCCATCTCTGCTCTTGGGTTTACAGTGTCAACATGGCTGCTCAGACAAAGATTCAGAAGTGGAGCAAGAGCCAGTATTGACCAGGATTCCATATTGAAAGA aTTATATGTTAATGAACCTTTGGCTTCTCCAGAGAAGAACATCACTCTCATTGAATACCTTAAGCAATTGTCTAAGCACCgaaattttctatggtttgtCAGCATGAACTTGGTACAG GTTTTTCACTGCCATTTCAACAGTAATTTCTTCCCCCTCTTCTTGGAGCATTTACTCTCTGATAGGATCTCTCTGTCCACAGGTTCATTCCTCCTTG gtatttcttATATAGCTCCACATTTGAACAACATGTATTTCCTGTCCATGTGCCAAAAGTACGGTGTTTACAGTGTTGTACGATGGATGTTTCTACTGAAGCTGTTCCTCAGCGTTGTGATGCTTCTCGCTGGACCTGACCAGATCTCTTTGCTTTGTATATTTATAGCCAG CAATCGTGTTTTTACTGAGGGGACCTGCAAACTTTTGAACTTGGTTATCACAGACTTGGTGGATGAAGATTTTGTGTTGAATCGGAGAAAGCAGGCAGCCTCTGCTCTTTTATTTGGAATGGTAGCTTTAGTAACTAAGCCTGGGCAGACCTTCGCCCCTCTCGTCGGCACTTGGGTGCTTTGTGTTTATACAG GATATGACATCTTCCAGAGGGACGCAATGAATAATATCAGCACTGAACCACATTTGGAATCCAGCACAGTGCTGACCACAAGGCTCCGTCAGGGATGCTTTTATCTTCTTGTCTTTGTTCCAATCACTTGCGCTTTGCTGCAGCTTTTCGCTTGGTCTCATTTTACTCTGCGAGGGAAGCGTCTGCTTGCTGTGAAATCTTACAGGCAGGCCTTGCCTCTAAACCTACCCTCCCAAGATGTCAAAGCTATATGA